In a genomic window of Quercus lobata isolate SW786 chromosome 4, ValleyOak3.0 Primary Assembly, whole genome shotgun sequence:
- the LOC115985672 gene encoding uncharacterized protein LOC115985672, with the protein MDGSNDEQVPEQPEFNAKSDMKNVVLKKEMKFPNTKVFRVALRKYAIKKPIDIKFKFNERTKISVHCKNECGWRCYASQISGELTFHIKTLTNDYSCPKSFKNSQATSVYVAKRFIEDFSKNPKWKVSGVHNHVMQNLFVDLSVNQVYRSKRKSKDLINEDKQLQYVVLWEYAQMINTVDKGSRVILQTEMADETSQPKFRRMYVRFNAQKLGFLIGYRPFIGLDGCHIKHRFGGQILSATTKDANDNIFPVAMVVMEQENKESWIWFLEIFADDIGRPEELQLVFISDRQKGLIPAIETLFPTVEHRYCVKHIYNNFKVDHKGLELKDALWRCAATTTVREFERCMQHVKDLDEKAYEYLTNIAPAQWTMSHFTPRALTDCLVRGGVPAPSTRSGSAPQAAPQPPS; encoded by the exons ATGGATGGGTCTAATGATGAGCAGGTACCTGAGCAGCCAGAGTTTAATGCTAAAAGtgacatgaaaaatgttgtactAAAGAAGGAGATGAAGTTTCCTAATACAAAGGTATTCAGAGTTGCTTTGAGGAAGTATgcaattaaaaaacctattgacatcaaattcaAGTTTAATGAGAGAACCAAGATATCAGTTCACTGTAAGAATGAGTGTGGGTGGAGATGTTATGCATCTCAAATAAGTGGAGAGCTAACATTTCATATTAAGACCTTGACAAATGACTATTCTTGCCCCAAGTCTTTTAAAAATAGCCAAGCAACATCAGTTTATGTTGCTAAAAGGTTCATTgaggattttagcaaaaatccAAAATGGAAGGTGAGTGGTGTACACAACCATGTGATGCAAAATTTATTTGTTGACCTAAGTGTAAACCAAGTGTATAGGTCAAAGAGAAAGTCAAAGGATTTGATCAATGAAGATAAGCAACTGCAATATGTTGTCCTTTGGGAATATGCACAAATGATAAACACTGTAGACAAGGGGAGTAGGGTTATACTACAGACAGAAATGGCTGATGAGACTTCCCAGCCAAAATTTAGGAGGATGTATGTTAGGTTCAATGCTCAGAAGTTAGGATTTTTAATTGGATATAGGCCATTTATAGGTTTAGATGGTTGTCACATAAAGCACAGATTTGGAGGGCAAATCTTATCTGCCACTACCAAGGATGCAAATGACAACATTTTTCCAGTAGCCATGGTTGTTATGGAACAAGAAAATAAGGAGTCTTGGATatggtttttggaaatttttgctgATGATATAGGGAGGCCAGAGGAGCTTCAGTTGGTCTTCATTTCTGATAGGCAAAAG GGGCTTATACCTGCAATAGAGACACTATTCCCTACTGTGGAGCATAGATACTGTGTGAAACATATCTACAACAACTTCAAAGTAGATCACAAGGGATTGGAGCTAAAGGATGCACTGTGGAGGTGTGCTGCTACCACAACAGTAAGAGAGTTTGAGAGATGCATGCAGCACGTAAAGGATTTGGATGAAAAGGCATATGAGTATCTTACAAACATTGCACCTGCACAGTGGACAATGTCACACTTCACTCCTAGGGCCTTAACAGATTGTTTG GTAAGGGGTGGGGTGCCTGCACCTAGTACCAGATCTGGATCTGCACCTCAGGCTGCACCCCAGCCACCATCCTAG